From Mauremys mutica isolate MM-2020 ecotype Southern chromosome 15, ASM2049712v1, whole genome shotgun sequence, one genomic window encodes:
- the LOC123350152 gene encoding toll-like receptor 13: MPQPQPLALPLWLLAVAACARCAGAFGFAWCLLPYELPGYASCTGRGITQLGPAIAPLPNSTLWLNASQNALQGLAPATFAHLPRLRELRLDRNRIRALETGAFQGLRELELLDLSQNRLAALGPTALAELTGLQVLLLGGNGLAALHPTALAAQPGLQELHLPHNQLSQLQEVATAAGKLANLSLLDLDSNRISAPCPGPGLLSMPFLRDLNLRNNSIAWLDLARCSLPGLRSLNLTRNNMSRLEAGSFRAAPGLERLSLDENPLNISHLLGLPLPNLTALHWSSMRPALDSDLGLACQVLGSLPALTSLDIKHSKVPPSRLAQLGACTNLTWLDLSTTPLSRLQGGVFRAFPRLESLSLDKCKVQQLKQSAWGGALPRLRVLVLRRNHLTKLEDGVFRPLSALTHLDLSRNRLTYLYKGTFLGMASLRTLLLQGCQLAAVTRDTFVYARKVEALDLSDNNLQYVKASAFQSLHHLRTLLLSGNRILTLQKWAFKGLTSLRHLSLAQNGLYKLSQGSFLGLKGLETLDLSRNRLLAYGKYDSPAPFAGLPALRGLDLSSQEARPPVRLPSKLFQGLGNLQELSLRDNPGGVFLNLSLAPLAGLLSLDLSDVYPSREGPFRLRPGLFRGLGSLRRLRLDGSSLRDLPGEVFSSLASLEWLSLRANGLRNVSRAPLAALAALRFLDVAGNPLACSCENAWFQNWSAAEPGLQVALLGSYLCLGPGVSEGLFQAHDLSFCGADPGVFFFAGSFAAASLTLAGSLAGAKLGWTLRYGYYLLRAWGRGRLRRDRRGYQYDAYVSCCAEDEAWVVQTLLAKLEQEGQPRFRLCFGPRDFAPGAYYLDNVQRGVSGSRKALCLLSARALESEWCSLELHLACARACHRGPDPLVVVFLEDIPNFRLSPYHRLRKLVKQRSYLQWPEQPEAQDVFWTQLREALADGVEARGLLQFNVAE; encoded by the exons atgccccagccccagcccctggccctgcccctctggctcctTGCAGTCGCCGCCTGTGCCCGCTGTGCCGGCGCCTTCGGCTTCGCCTGGTGCCTGCTGCCCTACGAGCTGCCAGGCTACGCCAGCTGCACCGGGCGCGGCATCACGCAGCTGGGCCCGGCCATCGCCCCGCTGCCCAACTCCACCCTCTGGCTCAACGCCTCCCAGAAcgccctgcagggcctggcgcCCGCCACCTTCGCCCACCTGCCCCGTCTGCGGGAGCTGCGGCTCGACCGCAACCGCATCCGCGCCCTGGAGACTGGCGCCTTCCAGGGCCTgcgggagctggagctgctggacctcagCCAGAACCGGCTGGCGGCCCTGGGCCCCACGGCGCTGGCGGAGCTGACGGGCCTGCAGGTGCTGCTTCTGGGGGGCAACGGCCTGGCCGCCCTCCACCCCACCGCCCTGGCGGCCCAGCCCGGCCTGCAGGAGCTCCACCTGCCCCACAACCAGctctcccagctccaggaggtggcCACGGCCGCCGGCAAATTGGCCAACCTCTCCCTCCTCGACCTGGACTCCAACCGGATCTCCGCCCCGTGCCCCGGGCCCGGCCTGCTCTCCATGCCCTTCCTGCGGGACCTCAACCTGCGGAACAACAGCATCGCCTGGCTGGACCTCgcccgctgctccctgcccggccTGCGCTCGCTCAACCTGACCCGCAACAACATGAGCCGGCTGGAGGCCGGTTCCTTCCGCGCCGCGCCCGGCCTGGAGAGGCTGAGTTTGGACGAAAACCCCCTCAACATCTCCCATCTTCTGGGCCTGCCGTTGCCCAACCTGACGGCCCTGCACTGGTCCAGCATGCGCCCGGCGCTGGACTCGGACCTGGGGCTGGCCTGCCAGGTCTTGGGGAGCCTGCCGGCGCTGACCAGCCTGGACATCAAACACTCCAAGGTGCCGCCGTCCCGGCTGGCCCAGCTGGGCGCCTGCACCAACCTGACCTGGCTGGACCTCTCCACCACCCCGCTGAGCCGGCTGCAGGGGGGCGTCTTCCGCGCGTTCCCCCGCCTGGAGTCCCTCTCGCTGGACAAGTGCAAGGTCCAGCAGCTGAAGCAGAGCGCCTGGGGCGGGGCGCTGCCCCGGCTCCGGGTCCTCGTCCTGCGGCGCAACCACCTCACCAAGCTGGAAGACGGCGTCTTCCGGCCCCTCAGCGCCTTGACCCACCTGGACCTGTCCAGGAACCGCCTCACCTACCTCTACAAAGGGACCTTTCTGGGCATGGCCTCCCTGAGGacgctgctgctgcagggctgccAGCTGGCAGCCGTCACCCGTGACACCTTCGTCTACGCCCGCAAGGTGGAGGCCCTGGACCTGAGCGACAACAACCTCCAGTACGTCAAGGCCTCCGCCTTCCAGAGCCTCCACCACCTCCGCACCCTGCTGCTCTCCGGCAACCGCATCCTCACCCTCCAGAAATGGGCTTTCAAGGGGCTCACCTCCCTCCGCCACCTCTCGCTGGCCCAGAACGGCCTCTACAAACTCTCCCAGGGCTCCTTCCTGGGCCTGAAAGGCCTGGAGACCCTGGACCTCAGCCGCAACCGCCTCCTGGCCTACGGCAAGTACGACTCGCCCGCCCCCTTTGCCGGCCTGCCGGCCCTGCGGGGCCTGGATCTCAGCTCGCAGGAGGCCCGGCCCCCCGTCCGGCTGCCCTCCAAACTCTTCCAAGGGCTGGGGAACCTCCAGGAGCTCAGCCTGAGGGACAACCCCGGCGGCGTCTTCCTCAACCTCTCGCTGGCCCCCCTGGCCGGCCTCCTCTCCCTGGATCTCTCCGACGTCTACCCCAGCCGGGAAGGGCCCTTCCGCCTCCGCCCGGGGCTCTTCCGAGGCCTGGGCAGCCTCCGGCGGCTCCGGCTGGACGGCAGCTCCCTCCGGGACCTGCCCGGCGAGGTCTTCTCCAGCCTGGCCTCCCTGGAGTGGCTCTCGCTGCGGGCGAACGGGCTGCGCAACGTGAGCCGGGCCCCGCTGGCCGCCCTGGCCGCCCTGCGCTTCCTGGACGTGGCCGGGAACCCCTTGGCCTGCTCCTGCGAGAACGCCTGGTTCCAGAACTGGTCGGCGGCGGAGCCGGGGCTCCAGGTGGCCCTGCTGGGCTCCTACCTCTGCCTGGGGCCCGGCGTGAGCGAGGGGCTTTTCCAAGCCCACGATCTCTCCTTCTGCGGGGCGGACCCGGGCGTCTTCTTCTTCGCCGGGTCGTTCGCCGCCGCCTCCCTGACGCTGGCGGGGTCCCTGGCCGGGGCCAAGCTGGGCTGGACCCTCCGCTACGGCTACTACCTGCtgcgggcctggggccggggccggctgcGGCGGGACCGGCGGGGCTACCAGTACGACGCCTACGTCTCCTGCTGCGCCGAGGACGAGGCCTGGGTGGTGCAGACGCTGCTGGCCAAGCTGGAGCAGGAGGGGCAGCCCCGCTTCCGGCTCTGCTTCGGGCCCCGCGACTTCGCCCCCGGCGCCTACTACCTGGACAACGTGCAGCGCGGGGTGAGCGGCAGCCGCAAGGCGCTGTGCCTGCTGAGCGCCCGCGCCCTGGAGAGCGAGTGGTGCTCGCTGGAGCTCCACCTGGCCTGCGCCCGCGCCTGCCACCGGGGCCCCGACCCGCTGGTCGTCGTCTTCCTCGAGGACATCCCCAACTTCCG CCTCTCCCCCTACCACCGCCTGCGGAAGCTGGTGAAGCAGCGCAGCTACCTGCAGTGGCCGGAGCAGCCCGAGGCCCAGGACGTGTTCTGGACCCAGCTGCGGGAGGCCCTGGCGGACGGCGTGGAAGCCAGGGGGCTGCTTCAGTTCAATGTGGCTGAGTaa